One part of the Sorangiineae bacterium MSr11954 genome encodes these proteins:
- a CDS encoding ROK family protein, whose amino-acid sequence MLRERSISQPVAGSGALLQVIRQGRASTRAELIEMTGLARSTVAQRLELLRARDLIVDAGENPSTGGRPPAVFAFNPNAGLVLVADLGVTHCRLAVADLAGRPLLERATDLEIAKGPEHVLTWVRDQFSGMVYRSGRNMNEVRGIGIGVPGPVEFASGQAVHPPIMPGWDGFSIPNWFSRYHEVPVLVDNDVNIMAIGEHWMHWRDAAHLLFVKVGSGIGCGIVTGGAIHRGAQGAAGDIGHIQVTNREDATCHCGNVGCLEAVAGGLAMARALTAMGIPAATSRDVVKLARGGNRDAAMLVREAGRALGQVLAAAVNLVNPGVIVIGGDVAHAHEQLLAGVREELYRRSLPLATRHLRIARSELEDRAGVIGAAVMVIEHILSPEAVDRALAAGV is encoded by the coding sequence ATGTTGCGGGAGCGTTCAATCAGTCAGCCGGTCGCCGGCTCCGGGGCACTCCTGCAGGTCATTCGGCAAGGCCGCGCGAGCACGCGCGCCGAGTTGATCGAAATGACGGGCCTCGCCCGCTCCACAGTGGCGCAGCGCCTCGAGCTTTTGCGCGCGCGTGATCTGATCGTCGACGCCGGCGAAAATCCATCGACGGGCGGCCGCCCGCCGGCGGTCTTTGCCTTCAATCCGAACGCGGGCCTGGTGCTGGTGGCCGATCTGGGCGTGACACACTGCCGGCTGGCGGTGGCGGATCTCGCGGGCCGCCCGCTCCTCGAGCGCGCGACGGATCTCGAGATCGCCAAGGGCCCCGAGCACGTCCTCACGTGGGTGCGCGATCAGTTCTCCGGCATGGTCTATCGCTCCGGCCGCAATATGAACGAGGTGCGCGGCATCGGCATCGGCGTGCCCGGCCCCGTCGAGTTCGCGAGCGGCCAGGCCGTGCACCCGCCCATCATGCCGGGGTGGGATGGGTTCTCCATCCCGAATTGGTTCTCGCGTTACCACGAGGTGCCGGTGCTCGTGGACAACGACGTCAACATCATGGCCATCGGCGAGCACTGGATGCACTGGCGCGACGCCGCGCACCTTTTGTTCGTCAAAGTCGGCTCGGGCATCGGCTGCGGCATCGTCACCGGCGGCGCCATCCATCGCGGCGCACAAGGCGCGGCCGGCGACATCGGCCACATCCAAGTCACGAACCGCGAGGACGCCACCTGCCATTGCGGTAACGTCGGCTGCCTCGAGGCCGTCGCCGGCGGTCTCGCCATGGCGCGCGCGCTCACCGCCATGGGCATCCCCGCCGCCACCAGCCGCGACGTGGTCAAGCTCGCGCGCGGCGGCAACCGCGACGCGGCCATGCTGGTCCGCGAGGCCGGCCGCGCGCTCGGGCAAGTGCTCGCGGCCGCGGTCAACCTGGTCAACCCGGGGGTCATCGTCATCGGCGGCGACGTGGCCCACGCGCACGAGCAGCTGCTCGCCGGCGTGCGCGAAGAGCTCTATCGGCGCTCGCTGCCGCTGGCCACGCGCCACCTCCGCATCGCGCGCAGCGAGCTGGAAGACCGCGCCGGCGTGATCGGCGCCGCCGTCATGGTCATCGAGCACATCCTCTCGCCCGAGGCGGTCGACCGCGCGCTCGCCGCCGGCGTGTGA
- a CDS encoding TetR/AcrR family transcriptional regulator — protein MTDASTRRRGRPRSFDTESALDSVVEVFLRKGFGGTSLDELAAAAGLNRPNLAAAFGDKRTLYVAALEHYRSRMRDRMQTVPFGLGPLRAELEIYLDFIASLYAGGNAEQPLGCLVFATAPSASVEEPEVRQVLEDTIEELDERLERRFERAAQAGELPSNVEPAGLALAISSLVQSLALRARAGASERTLRKLHRRVLDALLPASRPRAEEERSLSERRSGVRARPR, from the coding sequence ATGACGGATGCATCCACTCGGCGTCGCGGACGCCCTCGCAGTTTCGACACGGAGTCCGCGCTCGACAGCGTGGTGGAGGTGTTTCTGCGCAAAGGCTTTGGCGGCACATCGCTCGACGAGCTGGCCGCCGCCGCGGGCTTGAATCGCCCCAACCTCGCGGCCGCCTTCGGCGACAAGCGAACGCTCTATGTGGCGGCGCTCGAGCATTACCGCTCTCGGATGCGCGATCGGATGCAAACGGTTCCCTTCGGCCTAGGGCCCCTGCGCGCCGAGCTCGAAATCTACCTCGATTTCATCGCCTCGCTTTACGCCGGCGGCAACGCGGAGCAGCCGCTCGGATGTCTCGTGTTCGCGACGGCGCCTTCGGCGAGCGTCGAGGAGCCCGAAGTGCGGCAGGTCCTCGAGGACACCATCGAAGAGCTCGACGAGCGGCTCGAGCGCCGCTTCGAGCGCGCCGCGCAAGCCGGGGAGCTCCCCAGCAACGTCGAGCCGGCCGGACTCGCCCTCGCCATCTCGTCGCTCGTGCAGAGCCTCGCCTTACGTGCGCGCGCGGGCGCGAGCGAACGCACACTCCGAAAGCTCCACCGCCGCGTGCTCGATGCGCTCCTGCCGGCATCGCGACCACGGGCCGAAGAAGAACGCTCATTGAGCGAACGCCGCTCCGGCGTGCGCGCCCGCCCGCGCTGA
- a CDS encoding Gfo/Idh/MocA family oxidoreductase — MNSTFRVAIAGTGFVGRIHARSARLAGARLVGISASSPERARAAAVELCAERAFGSSEELVTSPDVDVVHICTPNHLHVPLTEAALAAGKHVICEKPLALDVAGAERLMLAESASRTVAAVPFVYRFYPLVRELRRRVLAGTPGPLHLIHGTYLQDWLLLPGDHNWRVDAELGGRSRAFADIGSHWCDLVEFVTGHRIMQLCADMSRAHPSRPTEDFVTMLFTTDRGARGSVVVSQVSAGRKNRLAIELSGQHETLAFDQEAPESAWVGRRDGDHVVRRDTGQLSPEAARYVVAPGGHPQGYADAFDGFVRDAYQAMRTGDVPSGLPRFADGLRASRIVQTVLRSAETRTWQEVPS; from the coding sequence ATGAACTCAACCTTTCGCGTCGCCATTGCCGGAACAGGGTTCGTGGGGCGCATCCATGCACGGTCCGCGCGGCTCGCGGGCGCGCGTTTGGTCGGCATTTCGGCGTCCAGCCCGGAACGGGCGCGGGCCGCTGCCGTCGAGCTGTGCGCGGAGCGTGCGTTCGGGTCGTCCGAAGAGCTGGTGACATCGCCGGACGTGGACGTGGTCCACATCTGCACGCCCAACCATCTGCACGTGCCGCTCACCGAGGCGGCCCTCGCCGCCGGCAAGCACGTCATCTGCGAGAAGCCGCTGGCCCTCGATGTCGCCGGCGCCGAACGACTCATGCTCGCGGAGAGCGCCAGCCGCACGGTGGCCGCGGTCCCCTTCGTGTACCGTTTTTATCCGCTCGTGCGCGAGCTGCGACGGCGCGTGCTCGCCGGCACCCCGGGCCCGCTGCACTTGATCCACGGCACGTACCTGCAGGATTGGCTGCTCTTGCCGGGCGATCACAACTGGCGCGTCGACGCGGAGCTCGGGGGCCGATCGCGCGCCTTCGCGGACATCGGCTCGCACTGGTGCGACCTGGTCGAATTCGTCACCGGCCACCGCATCATGCAGCTCTGCGCCGACATGTCGCGCGCCCACCCCTCGCGCCCCACGGAGGACTTCGTGACCATGCTGTTCACCACGGACCGGGGCGCGCGCGGCTCGGTGGTGGTGAGCCAGGTCTCGGCCGGGCGCAAGAACCGGCTCGCGATCGAGCTCTCCGGGCAGCACGAGACCTTGGCCTTCGACCAAGAGGCGCCCGAGAGCGCGTGGGTCGGCCGGCGCGACGGCGACCACGTCGTGCGGCGCGATACGGGGCAGCTCTCTCCGGAGGCCGCGCGCTATGTGGTGGCGCCCGGCGGCCACCCGCAAGGCTACGCCGACGCCTTCGACGGCTTCGTCCGCGACGCGTACCAAGCCATGCGCACCGGCGACGTCCCCAGCGGTCTTCCCCGCTTCGCCGACGG